A part of Nocardioides sp. WS12 genomic DNA contains:
- a CDS encoding serine/threonine-protein kinase, whose product MSLPERLGRLRRIDRIGAGGFATVWLYQDDELDSLVAVKALADNWAIREDVCDRFLEEARILRRADSDHVVRVYDIGEVDGTPYFVMSYADRGSVADLVQPGESLPPARVVDLLAQAGDGIAVLHRHGVIHRDIKPQNLLLRSTPEGGEKVLVADLGVAKAMLHASGLTQVVGTPAYMAPEQAIGIGLDFRADVHALGAVGYHLLTGRLVRDGGFGALLAPTLPPPPSAIAAVPSSYDGVVMRALATNPDDRWPDVPSFVAALREAERSAGQPSPVTVQVAPPQVRRVAPSASEARIETLEDEQKGSALRLAGLALLVLLVAFGAAYGVTRVLDRNPTAEDPKGQGESPSGEGESPTSEPAADIDFPALAAPADYEVHVVRTKEGGWNYLAPTGWVAFKVKDNGSDAGVLDVAQIDEQRQVRWRPEGEPAVGGYSLRVEAITSTESVAEMVAAKVDAFVNSPDLVGVELLNRTNDTVYFTFRDGANRLRYNFFRWVADAEGLAGLEISVTGRKADESALSDLLDSVSGSANPS is encoded by the coding sequence GTGTCCTTGCCGGAGCGTCTCGGGAGACTCCGCCGGATCGACCGGATCGGAGCTGGTGGTTTCGCGACCGTCTGGCTCTACCAGGACGATGAACTGGACTCGCTGGTCGCCGTCAAGGCGCTCGCCGACAACTGGGCGATCCGTGAGGACGTCTGTGACCGGTTCCTCGAAGAGGCGCGGATCCTGCGCCGCGCGGACTCCGACCACGTCGTCCGCGTCTATGACATCGGCGAGGTCGACGGCACGCCGTACTTCGTCATGTCCTACGCCGATCGCGGTTCGGTGGCGGATCTCGTCCAGCCCGGCGAATCGTTGCCGCCCGCCCGGGTGGTCGACCTGCTGGCGCAAGCGGGCGACGGCATCGCGGTGTTGCACCGCCACGGCGTCATCCACCGCGACATCAAGCCGCAGAACCTCCTGCTGCGCTCCACGCCCGAGGGCGGAGAGAAGGTACTGGTCGCCGACCTGGGTGTCGCGAAGGCGATGCTGCACGCGAGCGGGCTGACCCAGGTCGTCGGCACGCCCGCCTACATGGCGCCCGAACAGGCGATCGGCATCGGCCTCGACTTCCGCGCCGACGTGCACGCCCTCGGCGCCGTCGGCTACCACCTGCTCACCGGCCGCCTGGTCCGCGACGGCGGCTTCGGTGCCCTGTTGGCACCGACCCTGCCGCCTCCTCCCTCCGCGATCGCGGCGGTGCCGTCGTCGTACGACGGGGTGGTGATGCGTGCGCTCGCGACCAATCCCGACGACCGGTGGCCCGACGTGCCGTCGTTCGTCGCGGCACTCCGCGAGGCCGAACGATCCGCCGGTCAGCCCTCGCCGGTCACCGTGCAGGTGGCTCCGCCGCAAGTTCGTCGAGTAGCGCCGAGCGCCAGCGAGGCGCGTATCGAGACGCTCGAGGACGAGCAGAAGGGCAGCGCGCTCCGCCTGGCCGGTCTCGCCCTGCTCGTGCTCCTCGTTGCCTTCGGTGCTGCGTACGGCGTCACGCGGGTCCTCGACCGCAACCCGACCGCCGAAGACCCCAAGGGACAAGGGGAATCGCCGTCGGGCGAAGGCGAGTCGCCGACGAGCGAACCCGCCGCGGACATCGATTTCCCTGCCCTCGCGGCGCCGGCCGACTACGAGGTCCACGTGGTGCGGACCAAGGAGGGCGGATGGAACTACCTCGCGCCGACGGGCTGGGTGGCGTTCAAGGTCAAGGACAACGGCAGCGATGCCGGTGTGCTCGACGTGGCGCAGATCGACGAGCAGCGACAGGTGCGCTGGCGGCCGGAGGGCGAGCCCGCGGTCGGCGGCTACAGCCTGCGTGTCGAGGCGATCACGTCGACCGAGTCCGTCGCGGAGATGGTTGCGGCCAAGGTCGACGCGTTCGTGAACTCGCCCGACCTCGTCGGTGTCGAACTCCTCAACCGGACCAACGACACCGTCTACTTCACCTTCCGGGACGGAGCCAACCGGCTCCGCTACAACTTCTTCCGCTGGGTTGCTGACGCCGAGGGCCTGGCCGGCCTGGAGATCTCGGTGACCGGTCGCAAGGCCGACGAGTCGGCGTTGTCCGACCTGCTCGACAGCGTGTCCGGGAGCGCGAACCCGTCCTAG
- a CDS encoding sigma-70 family RNA polymerase sigma factor produces the protein MEDQTGQVDLDELALRAAAGDSAAIEDLLAAIQPRVRRICGRMLLHPQDAEEATQDALLLVATKIHTFGGRSRFTTWLHAVASNSARSTYRSLKRRASEHAVDELPVYADPRTTSVIAGSRLDLLDALEVLAASSPDQAEALVLRDVQELDYNEIARLLDTPLGTIKARIHHARQAIRPLLRVQD, from the coding sequence GTGGAGGACCAGACCGGTCAGGTCGACCTGGACGAGTTGGCGCTGCGCGCCGCCGCCGGTGACAGCGCCGCGATCGAGGACCTGCTCGCCGCCATCCAGCCGCGGGTACGCCGTATCTGCGGCCGGATGCTGCTGCATCCCCAGGACGCCGAGGAGGCGACCCAGGACGCGCTGCTCCTCGTCGCGACGAAGATCCACACGTTCGGCGGGCGCAGCAGGTTCACCACGTGGCTGCATGCCGTGGCGTCCAACAGCGCCCGGTCGACGTACCGCTCACTGAAGCGGCGGGCCTCCGAACACGCCGTCGACGAGCTCCCCGTGTACGCCGACCCGCGCACCACGAGCGTGATCGCGGGCAGTCGCCTGGACCTGCTGGACGCGCTCGAGGTCCTGGCCGCGAGTTCGCCGGACCAGGCGGAAGCGCTGGTGCTGCGCGACGTGCAGGAGCTCGACTACAACGAGATCGCGCGGCTGCTGGACACCCCGCTCGGCACCATCAAGGCCCGGATTCACCACGCCCGGCAGGCGATTCGCCCGCTGCTGCGCGTGCAGGACTAG
- a CDS encoding Ig-like domain-containing protein: MGWITATASGLAAAVGVGATVVGLSMSASAGEPNVWIDSPTVDATLVPGEILVSAHATADDEITSLVLTVDGKDVATATDLDRSDKLVYGTFQWDAPEGVHVLVVSQEGGDGADSAERLVYIGTPSDPGPAEEPTPTPSEKPSEKPSPSETPSESETPSESATPTPEPKPEPKPTKKPTPKPEPKPAPVIDAASIAGEPPTVYQGNYCPTYTVQVTARVRNATRVTVLIAGVPRTFAMTASGSSWTATLPSGYDPGAIGTHGVSVQAVGAGGTVSRPVGDLLIRAGCPKD, from the coding sequence ATGGGCTGGATCACTGCTACTGCCTCGGGCCTGGCAGCCGCCGTCGGTGTCGGCGCCACCGTCGTCGGACTCTCGATGTCCGCATCCGCCGGGGAACCGAACGTCTGGATCGACAGCCCGACGGTCGACGCGACGCTGGTGCCCGGCGAGATCCTGGTCAGCGCGCACGCCACCGCGGACGACGAGATCACCAGCCTGGTCCTCACCGTCGACGGCAAGGACGTCGCCACGGCCACGGACCTCGATCGCAGCGACAAGCTGGTGTACGGCACGTTCCAGTGGGACGCCCCCGAAGGCGTGCACGTGCTGGTCGTGAGCCAGGAGGGCGGCGACGGTGCCGACTCGGCCGAACGCCTGGTGTACATCGGCACACCGTCCGACCCCGGTCCGGCCGAAGAGCCCACGCCGACGCCGAGCGAGAAGCCGTCAGAGAAGCCCAGCCCGTCCGAGACCCCGAGTGAGTCGGAGACGCCGTCGGAGAGCGCGACCCCGACCCCCGAACCGAAGCCCGAACCCAAGCCAACGAAGAAGCCGACGCCGAAGCCCGAACCGAAGCCGGCGCCGGTGATCGACGCCGCGTCGATTGCAGGGGAGCCTCCGACTGTCTACCAGGGCAACTATTGCCCGACATACACGGTGCAGGTGACAGCTCGGGTCCGGAACGCGACCAGGGTCACCGTGCTCATTGCCGGCGTCCCACGCACCTTCGCCATGACCGCGAGCGGCAGTTCTTGGACGGCCACCCTTCCCTCGGGCTACGACCCGGGCGCGATCGGAACCCACGGCGTGAGCGTGCAGGCCGTCGGTGCGGGCGGAACGGTCAGCCGCCCAGTCGGCGACCTGCTCATCAGAGCGGGCTGCCCGAAGGACTGA
- a CDS encoding TetR/AcrR family transcriptional regulator — MESSPAPRRSYGGKSADQRRAERREAVLAAALEIWQENGWAAVTMRGVCARAGLTDRYFYESFTDRDALLAAIWDQMRDETLAMLLGAITPYADDDPVEQLHAALVAIVHHVGDEPRRAQIIFGDHSGSAVLEQRRRDTIQLAVGLVIDLARPYLRADVDEIAFRVSVLVGIGGFVETILAWRSGLITVDTDALVEHLAGVSIDLAPRFLRPWN; from the coding sequence GTGGAAAGTTCCCCTGCCCCCCGCCGGAGTTACGGCGGAAAGTCGGCCGACCAGCGCCGCGCCGAGCGACGCGAGGCGGTGCTCGCGGCCGCGCTGGAGATCTGGCAGGAGAACGGCTGGGCGGCGGTGACCATGCGCGGTGTCTGCGCGCGGGCGGGGCTGACCGACAGGTACTTCTACGAGAGTTTCACCGACCGCGACGCGCTCCTGGCCGCGATCTGGGACCAGATGCGCGACGAGACCCTGGCGATGCTGCTCGGGGCGATCACGCCGTACGCCGACGACGACCCGGTCGAGCAACTGCATGCCGCGCTGGTGGCCATTGTCCACCACGTCGGTGACGAGCCGCGGCGCGCGCAGATCATCTTCGGCGACCACTCCGGCAGCGCCGTCCTCGAGCAACGTCGGCGCGACACGATCCAGTTGGCCGTCGGCCTGGTCATCGATCTCGCCCGGCCCTACCTGCGGGCCGATGTCGACGAGATCGCGTTCCGGGTGAGCGTCCTGGTCGGCATCGGCGGGTTCGTGGAGACGATCCTGGCCTGGCGGTCCGGTCTGATCACGGTGGACACCGATGCCCTCGTCGAGCATCTCGCCGGCGTGAGCATCGACCTCGCACCGCGGTTCCTGCGTCCCTGGAACTGA
- a CDS encoding alpha/beta hydrolase has product MRLQIEPRRRGSLRSRMTADLTAVTLRPLTLAIPLNTPGIRFTRGLVATFMAAVGPPVRGSRISRVAKPVATGPSPRGEWVRAPGADREDAVILYIHGSAYTICSARTHRGITTRLSAKTGLPVFACDYRLAPSHRFPSAADDVRAAYEWLLGEGHPADRIVLAGDSAGGHLAVDLALELIREGRTPPVALVAFSPVLDLTMALAASRERMRRDPMTSASKAARLVDLYVAGETHPRLRFTFDGADRFPPTLVQAGGREMLAGDAIELARCLESAGARCQLEVWPEQMHVFQALPRLVPEADRALKRAAAFVDAELEAQSRRGELKLVREA; this is encoded by the coding sequence ATGCGCCTTCAGATTGAGCCTCGACGACGCGGCTCGCTTCGCAGCAGGATGACGGCCGACCTGACGGCCGTCACTCTCCGCCCGCTGACCCTGGCGATCCCGCTGAACACCCCCGGCATCCGGTTCACCCGGGGCCTCGTCGCGACCTTCATGGCCGCCGTCGGCCCACCGGTTCGCGGGAGCAGGATCAGTCGGGTCGCCAAACCGGTGGCCACCGGACCGAGCCCGCGCGGCGAGTGGGTGCGGGCGCCCGGTGCCGACCGCGAGGACGCCGTGATCCTCTACATCCACGGCAGCGCCTACACGATCTGCTCGGCCCGGACCCACCGCGGCATCACCACGCGACTGTCCGCGAAGACCGGACTCCCCGTGTTCGCCTGCGACTACCGGCTCGCGCCTTCCCACCGCTTCCCCAGCGCCGCGGACGACGTGCGGGCGGCGTACGAGTGGCTGCTCGGCGAGGGTCACCCCGCCGACCGGATCGTCCTGGCCGGCGACTCGGCTGGGGGCCACCTCGCGGTCGACCTCGCCCTCGAGTTGATCCGCGAGGGCCGGACCCCTCCGGTCGCCCTCGTCGCGTTCTCGCCCGTCCTCGACCTGACCATGGCGCTGGCCGCGTCCCGCGAACGGATGCGCCGGGACCCGATGACCTCGGCATCCAAGGCCGCCCGCCTGGTCGACCTGTACGTCGCCGGCGAGACCCACCCGCGCCTGCGCTTCACCTTCGACGGGGCCGACCGGTTCCCACCCACGCTGGTCCAGGCCGGAGGCCGGGAGATGCTCGCCGGCGACGCCATCGAGCTGGCCCGCTGCCTCGAGTCGGCAGGAGCCCGTTGCCAGCTGGAGGTGTGGCCCGAACAGATGCATGTCTTCCAGGCGCTGCCGCGTCTGGTGCCCGAGGCAGACCGTGCCCTGAAGCGGGCGGCCGCCTTCGTCGACGCCGAACTGGAGGCCCAGAGCCGCCGCGGCGAACTGAAGCTCGTGAGGGAGGCGTGA
- a CDS encoding SDR family NAD(P)-dependent oxidoreductase, which translates to MGRQRTRNAGAVVTGAGSGIGRAFARELARRDGRVVCSDVDEIGLKETVDLIASAGGEAVAVGCDVRDLGQVQALHDTAVDWLGHAPHLVINNAGIGAGGKVVGEAPMADWQQTIGVNLWGVIHGCHVFVPTLREAGRGGVINVASAAGFTAAPRMGAYNVSKAGVVSLSETLAAELAGSRIAVTVLCPTFVKTNIFDGELIDAGAAGLARKIARVAGFSADRVARTTLDAHDKGRLYVVPQLDAQLLWRTKRLLPAPYTRAAGLLGRFVPDE; encoded by the coding sequence ATGGGACGTCAGCGGACACGCAACGCGGGAGCCGTCGTGACCGGCGCCGGCAGCGGGATCGGCCGGGCCTTCGCCCGGGAGCTCGCCCGCCGGGACGGCCGGGTGGTCTGCTCCGACGTGGACGAGATCGGGCTCAAGGAGACGGTCGACCTGATTGCCTCCGCCGGAGGAGAGGCCGTCGCCGTCGGGTGCGACGTCCGCGACCTCGGCCAGGTGCAGGCCCTGCACGACACGGCCGTCGACTGGCTCGGCCACGCACCGCACCTGGTCATCAACAACGCCGGGATCGGTGCCGGCGGCAAGGTCGTCGGCGAAGCGCCGATGGCCGACTGGCAGCAGACCATCGGCGTCAACCTGTGGGGCGTCATCCACGGCTGCCACGTGTTCGTGCCGACGCTGCGCGAAGCCGGCCGGGGCGGCGTGATCAACGTGGCCTCCGCCGCCGGGTTCACGGCTGCGCCGCGGATGGGCGCCTACAACGTGAGCAAGGCGGGCGTCGTCAGCCTGTCCGAGACCCTGGCCGCCGAACTCGCCGGCAGCAGGATCGCCGTCACCGTGCTCTGCCCGACCTTCGTCAAGACCAACATCTTCGACGGCGAACTCATCGACGCCGGCGCGGCAGGGCTCGCCCGCAAGATCGCCCGCGTCGCCGGATTCTCTGCCGACCGGGTGGCCCGCACCACGCTCGACGCGCACGACAAGGGCCGCCTGTACGTCGTACCCCAGCTCGACGCGCAGCTGCTCTGGCGCACCAAACGACTCCTGCCCGCGCCGTACACCCGGGCGGCCGGCCTCCTCGGCCGGTTCGTTCCTGACGAGTGA
- a CDS encoding ferritin-like domain-containing protein — MTSTTFDFDAMLQTIKDKQWSLADIDWDAPGAETVTDELRAKMMPFMADLVWIEHVGARGFASLATKAPTPTIRRIYEYFHAEEQKHANAELALMKRWGMLDEDGKPPEPNINVKLAIKVLDDYGDSLPLTGLATLIPLLECALDGALVKFLLDEVSDPVCHQVFRHINSDEARHITVDFQVLELIGAGPLHKLIIESVALLKPQVVLGLIVVFVPLINKMRDNIVAMGMPEQKLYNAVKRFATIGSRGDFTQRIPAYHVLRAQAAMVVDRTSPYHRLLADPMVKLTSHIPVRLLGKPQAWVDELTHEPVAS, encoded by the coding sequence ATGACATCCACGACGTTCGACTTCGACGCGATGTTGCAGACGATCAAGGACAAGCAGTGGTCGCTCGCCGACATCGACTGGGACGCGCCCGGCGCAGAGACGGTCACCGACGAACTCCGGGCCAAGATGATGCCGTTCATGGCCGACCTGGTGTGGATCGAGCACGTCGGGGCTCGCGGTTTCGCGTCGCTGGCGACCAAGGCACCGACGCCGACGATCCGCCGCATCTACGAGTACTTCCACGCTGAGGAGCAGAAGCACGCCAACGCCGAACTGGCGTTGATGAAGCGCTGGGGGATGCTGGACGAGGACGGCAAGCCCCCGGAGCCGAACATCAACGTCAAGCTGGCGATCAAGGTCCTCGACGACTACGGCGACAGCCTGCCCCTGACCGGGCTGGCGACCTTGATCCCGCTCCTGGAGTGCGCGCTCGACGGTGCGCTCGTGAAGTTCCTGCTGGACGAGGTCAGCGACCCCGTCTGCCATCAGGTCTTCCGGCACATCAACTCCGACGAGGCACGCCACATCACGGTGGACTTCCAGGTGCTCGAGCTGATCGGCGCCGGCCCGCTGCACAAGCTGATCATCGAATCGGTCGCACTGCTCAAGCCGCAGGTCGTCCTCGGCCTGATCGTGGTGTTCGTGCCGCTGATCAACAAGATGCGCGACAACATCGTGGCGATGGGCATGCCCGAGCAGAAGCTCTACAACGCGGTGAAGCGCTTCGCCACGATCGGGTCACGGGGCGACTTCACCCAGCGGATCCCGGCGTACCACGTGCTGCGCGCCCAGGCCGCGATGGTGGTGGACCGCACCTCGCCGTACCACCGCCTGCTCGCCGACCCGATGGTGAAGCTGACCTCGCACATCCCCGTACGCCTCCTGGGCAAGCCCCAGGCATGGGTGGACGAACTCACCCACGAACCGGTGGCCTCGTGA
- a CDS encoding FAD-dependent oxidoreductase, protein MSTGPFEGLLLRGSQWRGQAFTGQRVAILAPGREAAVIAPEIVRTAAAVKVFQEEPDWLVPWPIALPRALVQPAARLHLRLGVRDPWTRRRLTPDGRFNRHRPRIDGRYYAALQQPHCTLITWPVYAFVPGGVRSAEGIEHHVDCIILGTSSAFASTSSREDAHA, encoded by the coding sequence GTGAGCACCGGCCCCTTCGAAGGACTGCTCCTGCGCGGGTCGCAATGGCGCGGCCAGGCGTTCACGGGACAGCGGGTCGCGATCCTGGCCCCCGGCCGTGAGGCCGCCGTGATCGCACCGGAGATCGTGCGGACCGCCGCCGCCGTCAAGGTGTTCCAGGAGGAACCCGACTGGCTGGTGCCGTGGCCGATCGCGCTCCCCCGGGCGCTGGTGCAGCCGGCCGCCCGCCTCCACCTGCGGCTCGGTGTCCGCGATCCCTGGACCCGGCGCCGACTCACGCCGGACGGCCGCTTCAACAGGCACCGTCCGCGCATCGACGGGCGCTACTACGCCGCCCTGCAGCAACCGCACTGCACCCTGATCACCTGGCCGGTCTACGCGTTCGTGCCCGGCGGCGTACGCAGCGCCGAGGGCATCGAGCACCACGTGGACTGCATCATCCTGGGGACGTCGTCCGCGTTCGCCAGCACCAGCTCCCGAGAGGACGCCCACGCATGA
- a CDS encoding NAD(P)/FAD-dependent oxidoreductase gives MTTTPDHEVVIIGGGFSGIGAAILLDKAGFADYLLLEAGDGLGGAWHWNTYPGVAVDIPSFSYQFSFEQMAGWSRVYAPGSELKAYAEHCVDKYDVRRRTRLRTSVVAATFDDDAHVWRLDTAAGEVITARHVVSATGVLTQPKLPDIEGLADFTGTVMHTARWDHEVDLTGRRVAVIGTGASAVQAIPKIAEQAAHLTVFQRTPIWCLPKPDAALPWPARAGLRVLPGAGRLARLASQSFVEATFPVAAHFAGIVPIASVGERIGHAYLRQAVRDPEVRDKLTPRYALGCKRPSFSNAYLPTFNRSNVTLETAGIAAVTATGVRTTDGTEHEVDTLVLATGFKVFEKGNMPPFIVRGANGLDLEKWWEENRFQAYQGVSVPGFPNFFTILGPYGYNGSSYFNLIETQSAHILRCLRRARRDGATRVEVTADANENYFAQSLGRRKHQVFFQDSCSQANSYYFDANGDVPFRAATTLETMWSSRRFPLDHYAFSD, from the coding sequence ATGACCACGACCCCCGACCACGAGGTCGTGATCATCGGCGGCGGCTTCTCCGGCATCGGTGCCGCCATCCTGCTCGACAAGGCGGGCTTCGCCGACTACCTGCTGCTCGAGGCCGGCGACGGTCTCGGCGGCGCGTGGCACTGGAACACCTACCCCGGCGTTGCGGTCGACATCCCCTCCTTCAGCTACCAGTTCTCCTTCGAGCAGATGGCTGGCTGGTCCCGGGTGTACGCGCCCGGCAGCGAACTGAAGGCCTATGCCGAGCACTGTGTCGACAAGTACGACGTCCGGCGCCGCACCCGCTTGCGGACCTCCGTGGTCGCGGCGACCTTCGACGACGACGCCCACGTCTGGCGACTCGACACCGCCGCGGGCGAGGTGATCACGGCCCGCCACGTGGTCAGCGCGACGGGCGTCCTGACCCAGCCCAAGCTGCCCGACATCGAGGGTCTCGCCGACTTCACGGGCACCGTCATGCACACGGCGCGCTGGGACCACGAGGTCGACCTCACCGGCCGTCGGGTGGCGGTGATCGGCACGGGCGCCTCCGCCGTGCAGGCCATCCCGAAGATCGCCGAGCAGGCCGCGCACCTCACCGTCTTCCAGCGGACCCCCATCTGGTGCCTGCCGAAGCCGGACGCGGCGCTCCCCTGGCCGGCGCGCGCCGGCCTGCGGGTGCTGCCCGGCGCCGGACGCCTCGCCCGGCTGGCCAGCCAGTCGTTCGTCGAGGCGACCTTCCCGGTCGCTGCCCACTTCGCAGGCATCGTCCCGATCGCGAGCGTTGGCGAACGGATCGGCCATGCATACCTCCGCCAGGCCGTGCGCGATCCAGAGGTCCGCGACAAACTCACCCCGCGCTACGCCCTGGGCTGCAAGCGCCCCAGCTTCTCCAACGCCTACCTGCCCACGTTCAACCGGTCGAACGTGACCCTGGAGACGGCCGGCATCGCTGCGGTCACGGCGACCGGTGTCCGGACGACCGACGGCACCGAGCACGAGGTCGACACCCTGGTCCTCGCCACCGGCTTCAAGGTGTTCGAGAAGGGCAACATGCCGCCGTTCATCGTGCGCGGGGCGAACGGCCTCGATCTGGAGAAGTGGTGGGAGGAGAACCGTTTCCAGGCCTACCAGGGCGTCAGCGTTCCCGGGTTCCCCAACTTCTTCACCATCCTCGGACCGTACGGCTACAACGGGTCGTCGTACTTCAACCTGATCGAGACGCAGAGCGCCCACATCCTGCGCTGCCTCCGTCGCGCCCGTCGCGACGGAGCGACCCGGGTCGAGGTGACCGCCGACGCCAATGAGAACTACTTCGCGCAGTCACTGGGCCGGCGCAAGCACCAGGTGTTCTTCCAGGACTCCTGCAGCCAGGCGAACAGCTACTACTTCGACGCCAACGGCGATGTGCCGTTCCGGGCCGCCACCACCTTGGAGACCATGTGGTCGTCGCGGCGGTTCCCGCTCGACCACTACGCGTTCAGCGACTGA
- a CDS encoding SHOCT domain-containing protein yields the protein MSLAPEEAPRPPSVLRAYVPIVLFMFVCGIVGPIFLIMGLVVDDEPGTEWLLPTGIGITLLDLAIGLLIGTTRYKSQMKVYRLKQGGRPAQAQVLSFEQTGVEINSEPLISLKLRIHGDDIAPFEVEAKKIIPAMRMPLLYVGELPVLVDPESKDWEFDWASARPIAPMTFPPAAPVAPAETRTAGERLAELDDLLRRDLVSRDEYDASRARIIAEL from the coding sequence GTGAGTCTCGCTCCCGAGGAAGCGCCGCGCCCCCCATCCGTGCTCCGCGCCTACGTACCGATCGTGCTGTTCATGTTCGTCTGCGGCATCGTGGGCCCGATCTTCCTGATCATGGGCCTGGTCGTGGATGACGAGCCGGGTACCGAGTGGCTGCTGCCGACGGGTATCGGCATCACACTCCTGGACCTCGCGATCGGCCTGCTGATCGGCACGACTCGCTACAAGTCGCAGATGAAGGTCTACCGGCTGAAGCAGGGGGGCCGGCCGGCCCAGGCGCAGGTGCTGTCGTTCGAGCAGACGGGGGTGGAGATCAACAGCGAACCGCTGATCTCGCTGAAGCTGCGGATCCACGGCGACGACATCGCGCCCTTCGAGGTGGAGGCCAAGAAGATCATCCCGGCGATGCGGATGCCCTTGCTGTACGTCGGCGAACTCCCCGTGCTCGTCGACCCCGAGTCGAAGGACTGGGAGTTCGACTGGGCCTCGGCGCGCCCGATCGCACCGATGACCTTTCCCCCCGCGGCACCCGTCGCCCCCGCGGAGACCCGGACGGCCGGGGAGCGGCTCGCCGAACTCGACGACCTGCTGCGCCGCGACCTCGTCAGTCGCGACGAGTACGACGCCAGCCGGGCCCGGATCATCGCGGAGCTCTGA
- a CDS encoding ATP-binding protein, whose product MDPIRNPYAPGAGQRPPELAGRDEQLSAFDVVLERVSRGRPERSLVLTGLRGVGKTVLLNALRSAAVRKGWGTGKLEARPDQSLRRPLSSALHQAVRELGHPEASEADHVLGVIRSFAQRDAGVDAKLRDRWSPGIDAPVVRGRADSGDIEIDLVELLTDVGGLAADVGKGVGIFIDEMQDLGPDDISALCAACHELSQNGLPVIVVGAGLPHLPAVLSASKSYSERLFSYQRIDRLSRDAADRALVAPASEEEAEFTAEALSAMYDATRGYPYFIQAYGRSVWDLAPRTPITAEDVAVASPEAERELAVGFFGSRFERATPAERDYLRAMADATTEEADDPVGSVATSDVAVVLGKKPQSLSPARDSLLKKGLIYSGERGRIAFTVPHFGRYLRSQA is encoded by the coding sequence ATGGATCCGATCCGCAACCCGTACGCCCCTGGCGCCGGTCAGCGTCCCCCTGAGCTGGCCGGCCGCGATGAGCAGCTCTCGGCGTTCGATGTGGTGCTCGAGCGCGTCTCGCGCGGTCGGCCTGAACGATCCCTGGTGCTGACCGGCCTGCGCGGTGTCGGCAAGACGGTGCTCCTCAACGCGCTCCGGTCGGCGGCGGTCCGCAAGGGCTGGGGGACCGGCAAGCTGGAGGCCCGGCCCGACCAGTCACTGCGCCGCCCGCTGTCCTCGGCGTTGCACCAGGCGGTCCGCGAACTCGGGCATCCCGAGGCCTCCGAGGCTGATCACGTCCTCGGCGTGATCCGCTCGTTCGCCCAGCGCGACGCGGGTGTGGACGCCAAGCTGCGTGACCGCTGGAGCCCGGGTATTGACGCACCGGTGGTGCGGGGACGGGCCGATTCCGGCGACATCGAGATCGACCTGGTCGAACTGCTCACCGACGTCGGCGGGCTCGCGGCCGATGTCGGCAAGGGCGTCGGCATCTTCATCGATGAAATGCAGGACCTCGGCCCCGACGACATCTCCGCACTGTGCGCCGCCTGTCACGAGCTGAGCCAGAACGGCCTGCCCGTCATTGTCGTCGGCGCCGGCCTCCCGCACCTCCCGGCCGTGCTGTCGGCCAGCAAGTCCTACTCCGAGCGGCTGTTCTCCTACCAGCGCATCGACCGCCTCTCCCGCGACGCCGCCGACCGTGCCCTCGTCGCTCCGGCGTCCGAGGAGGAGGCCGAGTTCACGGCCGAGGCCCTGTCCGCGATGTACGACGCCACCCGCGGCTACCCCTACTTCATCCAGGCCTACGGCCGCTCCGTCTGGGACCTCGCCCCGCGCACCCCGATCACCGCCGAGGACGTGGCCGTCGCCAGCCCCGAAGCCGAGCGCGAACTGGCCGTCGGGTTCTTCGGCTCCCGCTTCGAACGCGCCACCCCCGCCGAGCGCGACTACCTCCGCGCCATGGCCGACGCCACCACCGAGGAGGCCGACGACCCGGTCGGTTCCGTCGCCACGTCCGACGTGGCCGTCGTACTCGGGAAGAAGCCGCAGTCGCTCTCCCCGGCCCGCGACTCGTTGTTGAAGAAGGGGCTCATCTACTCCGGCGAGCGTGGCCGGATCGCGTTCACGGTGCCGCACTTCGGGCGGTACCTGCGCTCGCAGGCGTAG